One part of the Melopsittacus undulatus isolate bMelUnd1 chromosome 17, bMelUnd1.mat.Z, whole genome shotgun sequence genome encodes these proteins:
- the LOC101872600 gene encoding sodium channel protein type 4 subunit alpha isoform X1, with the protein MAGLLIPGIEDLRPFTPASLAAIEQRMAEAEALRIKRQHVELPEEEEIKPRSDLEAGKNLPLIYGDPPVELIGTPLEDLDPFYKDKKTFIVLNKGKCIYRFSATPALYLLGPFHPIRRGAIKVLIHSYPSLCCKLFSMFIMITILTNCVFMTMSNPPAWSKNVEYTFTGIYTFESLIKILSRGFCIDNFTFLRDPWNWLDFMVISMAYITEFVDLGNISALRTFRVLRALKTITVIPGLKTIVGALIQSVKKLSDVMILTVFCLSVFALIGLQLFMGNLRQKCVRWPPLNTTLLEDLGLDNDTVANTTLYGSFTTDTTGNFTGNLTSNSTFDFEAYISDEANFYFLEGALDALLCGNSSDAGKCPEGYQCMKAGRNPNYGYTSYDTFSWAFLALFRLMTQDFWENLFQLTLRAAGKTYMIFFVVVIFLGSFYLINLILAVVAMAYAEQNDATLLEEQQKEEEFQQLMEQLKKQQEEQEKMLQDRRSSSSSLPSSVAEKEQDSELNSDQDKAKDCNGQVIPKVVLQRSATVVDFNPVNDLEKPDHNHLSVGNQDGPGLEKRVGSAISVLSNAVEELEEAHQKCPPWWYKFAHTFLVWNCCLPWRKLKEFVKLVVMDPFVDLGITICIVLNTLFMAMEHYPMTEEFENVLSVGNLVFTGIFTAEMVLKLIALDPYEYFQQGWNIFDSIIVTLSLVELGLANVQGLSVLRSFRLLRVFKLAKSWPTLNMLIKIIGNSVGALGNLTLVLAIIVFIFAVVGMQLFGKSYIECVCKISVDCTLPRWHMNDFFHSFLIVFRILCGEWIETMWDCMEVAGQTMCLIVFMMVMVIGNLVVLNLFLALLLSSFSADSLAASDDDGEMNNLQIAIGRITRGIDFMKSSVISLLRRLCKGKKVAPEEEQEPNKTENSVLNHVDTGQEPKPEYLDGVTGKEHFLMDELDHMNFINNPNLTVQVPIASEESDLYEETSTQSDTEDAKNPLSSDNASSFCSTVDYKPPEPEQEEVAEEAEESNEPEECFTEACVKRFPCLYVDITSDRGRIWWNLRKTCFRIVEHDWFETFIVFMILLSSGALAFEDIYIEQRKVIRTILEYADKVFSYIFVIEMLLKWVAYGFKVYFTNAWCWLDFLIVDVSIVSLTANWLGYSELGAIKSLRTLRALRPLRALSRFEGMRVVVNALLGAIPSIMNVLLVCLIFWLIFSIMGVNLFAGKYYRCVNTTTGELFDISIVNNKSDCMALLHTNEVRWVNVKVNFDNVGLGYLSLLQVATFKGWMDIMYAAVDSREIEEQPVYEINLYMYIYFVIFIIFGAFFTLNLFIGVIIDNFNQQKKKFGGKDIFMTEEQKKYYNAMKKLGSKKPQKPIPRPANKFQGMAYTLVTKQVFDIVIMILICLNMVTMMVETDDQSELKTSVLYKINLVFIVIFTGECVLKMFALRHYFFTIGWNIFDFVVVILSILGIVLSDIIEKYFVSPTLFRVIRLARIGRVLRLIRGAKGIRTLLFALMMSLPALFNIGLLLFLVMFIYSIFGMSNFAYVKKEAGIDDIFNFETFGNSIICLFQITTSAGWDGLLSPILNSGPPDCDPDLENPGSSVKGDCGNPSIGIFFFCSYIIISFLIVVNMYIAIILENFSVATEESSEPLCEDDFEMFYEIWEKFDPDATQFIAYSTLSDFVDTLQEPLRIPKPNKIKLVTMDLPMVAGDKIHCLDILFALTKEVLGDSGEMDALKATMEEKFMAANPSKVSYEPITTTLKRKHEEVCATKIQRAFRRYLLRRSVKQASYMYRHSKDEDALTEDAPEKEGLIATKMHQMYGNSGAEVEAAPAFGLEPVPGSETQGAPEEGKPWDKGRVVKESLV; encoded by the exons ATGGCCGGCCTGCTCATCCCGGGCATCGAGGACCTGCGCCCCTTCACGCCCGCCTCGCTGGCTGCCATCGAGCAGCGCATGGCCGAGGCCGAGGCGCTCCGGATAAAGAGGCAGCATGTGGAGCTGCCCGAGGAGGAGGAGATCAAACCCAGGAGCGACCTGGAAGCCGGGAAGAACCTGCCCCTCATCTATGGTGACCCCCCCGTGGAGCTCATTGGGACCCCGCTGGAGGACCTGGACCCGTTCTACAAGGACAAGAAG ACATTCATAGTCCTCAACAAGGGGAAGTGCATCTACCGCTTCTCAGCAACCCCTGCCCTGTACCTGCTGGGGCCCTTCCACCCTATCCGCCGAGGAGCCATCAAAGTGCTGATCCATTCATAtccttccctct GCTGTAAGTTATTCAGCATGTTCATCATGATCACCATTTTAACCAACTGTGTGTTTATGACGATGAGCAACCCCCCAGCGTGGTCCAAGAACGTGGA ATACACCTTCACCGGAATATACACCTTTGAGTCCCTCATCAAGATACTGTCAAGAGGCTTCTGTATCGATAACTTCACATTCCTGCGTGACCCGTGGAACTGGCTGGACTTCATGGTCATCTCCATGGC CTACATTACCGAGTTTGTGGACCTGGGGAACATCTCTGCTCTCAGAACCTTCCGTGTCCTCCGGGCCTTGAAAACCATCACTGTGATACCAG GGCTGAAGACCATCGTGGGGGCTCTGATCCAGTCGGTGAAGAAGCTCTCGGATGTGATGATCCTCACAGTCTTCTGCCTCAGCGTCTTCGCCCTCATCGGCCTCCAGCTCTTCATGGGCAACCTGCGGCAGAAGTGTGTGCGGTGGCCACCCCTCAACACCACCCTGCTGGAGGACCTGGGGCTGGACAACGACACCGTGGCCAACACAACACTCTATGGCAGCTTCACCACTGACACCACCGGCAACTTCACCGGCAACCTCACCAGCAACAGCACCTTTGATTTCGAGGCCTATATCAGTGATGAAG CCAATTTCTACTTCCTGGAGGGAGCTTTGGATGCCCTACTCTGCGGGAACAGCAGCGATGCTGG GAAGTGCCCTGAAGGATACCAGTGCATGAAGGCAGGGAGGAACCCCAACTACGGCTACACCAGCTACGACACCTTCAGCTGGGCTTTCCTGGCCCTCTTCCGCCTCATGACACAGGACTTCTGGGAGAACCTCTTCCAGCTG ACGCTGCGTGCAGCAGGGAAAACGTACATGATCTTCTTCGTGGTGGTTATATTCCTTGGCTCCTTCTACCTCATCAACCTCATCCTCGCGGTGGTGGCCATGGCTTACGCAGAGCAGAACGATGCCAcactgctggaggagcagcagaaggaggaggaattCCAGCAGCTCATGGAGcagctgaagaagcagcaagaggAGCAAGAGAAGATG TTGCAGGACCGGCGGTccagcagcagttccctgcCCAGCAGCGTGGCCGAGAAGGAGCAAGACTCAGAGCTCAACAGTGACCAGGACAAGGCAAAGGACTGCAATGGGCAGGTGATCCCCAAGGTCGTGCTGCAGCGCTCTGCCACAGTGGTTGAT TTCAACCCAGTCAATGACCTGGAGAAACCTGACCACAACCACCTCTCCGTAGGCAACCAAGATGGGCCAGGCCTCGAGAAGAGGGTGGGAAGTGCCATCAGTGTCCTCTCCAATGCTGTGGAAG AGCTGGAGGAAGCTCACCAGAAGTGCCCACCCTGGTGGTATAAGTTTGCCCACACGTTCTTGGTGTGGAACTGCTGCCTTCCGTGGCGGAAGCTGAAGGAGTTTGTCAAGCTGGTGGTGATGGACCCCTTTGTGGACCTGGGCATCACCATCTGCATTGTGCTCAACACACTCTTCATGGCCATGGAGCATTACCCCATGACGGAGGAGTTTGAGAACGTGCTGAGCGTTGGGAACCTG GTCTTCACAGGGATCTTCACTGCAGAGATGGTTCTGAAGCTCATTGCCCTGGACCCCTATGAGTATTTCCAGCAGGGCTGGAACATCTTCGACAGCATCATCGTCACCCTGAGCCTGGTGGAGCTGGGCCTGGCCAACGTGCAAGGGCTCTCTGTGCTCCGCTCCTTCCGCTTG CTGAGGGTTTTCAAGCTCGCCAAGTCCTGGCCCACCCTCAACATGCTCATCAAGATCATTGGCAACTCGGTGGGTGCCCTGGGGAACCTCACACTGGTGCTGGCCATCATCGTCTTCATCTTCGCCGTGGTGGGGATGCAGCTCTTTGGGAAGAGCTACATAGAGTGCGTGTGTAAGATCTCCGTGGACTGCACGCTGCCTCGATGGCACATGAACGACTTCTTCCACTCCTTCCTCATCGTCTTCCGCATCCTCTGCGGGGAGTGGATCGAGACCATGTGGGACTGCATGGAGGTGGCTGGCCAGACCATGTGCCTCATCGTCTTCATGATGGTCATGGTCATCGGGAACCTCGTG GTTCTGAACCTGTtcttggctctgctgctgagctccttcAGCGCTGACAGCCTGGCAGCATCCGACGACGACGGGGAGATGAACAACCTGCAGATCGCTATTGGCAGGATCACCAGGGGCATCGACTTCATGAAGAGCTCTGTCATCTCACTGCTCCGCAGGCTCTGCAAGGGGAAGAAGGTGGCCCCTGAGGAAGAGCAAGAGCCCAACAAGACGGAGAACTCCGTGCTGAACCACGTGGACACTGGCCAGGAGCCCAAGCCGGAATACCTGGAtggtgtcactggcaaagaGCACTTTTTAATGGATGAACTGGACCACATGAATTTCATTAACAACCCCAACCTGACCGTGCAGGTCCCCATTGCCTCCGAGGAGTCTGACCTCTACGAGGAGACCAGCACCCAGTCCGACACCGAGGATGCCAAG AACCCCCTCTCCAGTGACAACGCCTCATccttctgcagcacagtggATTACAAACCCCCGGAGCcggagcaggaggaggtggcagAAGAGGCTGAGGAGAGCAATGAGCCTGAGGAGTGCTTCACTGAAG CCTGCGTGAAGAGGTTTCCCTGCCTCTACGTGGACATCACCAGCGACAGAGGGAGGATCTGGTGGAACCTCCGGAAAACCTGCTTCCGTATCGTGGAGCACGACTGGTTCGAGACCTTCATCGTCTTCATGATCCTCCTCAGCAGTGGGGCACTG GCTTTTGAGGACATCTACATCGAGCAGCGAAAGGTGATACGCACCATCCTGGAGTACGCTGACAAAGTCTTCTCCTACATCTTTGTCATTGAGATGCTGCTCAAGTGGGTGGCCTACGGCTTCAAGGTGTACTTCACCAACGCGTGGTGCTGGCTGGATTTCCTCATTGTCGAT GTTTCCATTGTCAGCCTGACAGCAAACTGGCTGGGATACTCTGAGCTGGGAGCCATCAAGTCACTGCGGACACTGAGGGCTCTGAGACCACTGCGTGCCCTGTCCAGATTTGAAGGCATGAGG GTGGTGGTGAACGCCTTGCTGGGCGCCATCCCCTCCATCATGAACGTCCTGCTGGTGTGCCTCATCTTCTGGCTCATATTCAGCATCATGGGGGTGAACCTGTTTGCGGGGAAGTACTATCGCTGTGTCAACACCACCACGGGAGAGCTGTTCGACATCAGCATCGTGAACAACAAGAGCGACTGCATGGCTCTGCTCCACACCAACGAGGTCAGATGGGTCAACGTCAAGGTCAACTTCGACAACGTGGGCTTGGGATACCTCTCCTTGCTGCAGGTG GCAACCTTCAAGGGCTGGATGGACATCATGTACGCTGCCGTGGACTCGCGGGAG ATTGAAGAGCAGCCAGTGTACGAGATCAACCTCTACATGTACATCTACTTCGtcatcttcatcatctttggTGCCTTCTTCACCCTGAACCTCTTCATCGGTGTCATCATCGACAACTTCaatcagcagaagaaaaag TTTGGAGGCAAAGACATCTTCATGacagaagagcagaagaaataCTACAATGCCATGAAGAAGCTCGGCTCCAAGAAGCCCCAGAAGCCCATCCCCAGGCCAGCG AACAAGTTTCAAGGGATGGCGTATACCCTTGTTACCAAGCAGGTGTTTGACATAGTCATCATGATCCTGATCTGTCTGAACATGGTGACCATGATGGTTGAAACAGACGATCAAAGCGAGCTCAAAACGTCTGTTCTCTACAAGATAAACCTGGTTTTCATTGTCATCTTCACCGGAGAGTGTGTGCTCAAAATGTTTGCCTTGCGCCACTACTTCTTCACCATCGGCTGGAACATCTTTGACTTCGTGGTCGTCATCCTCTCCATCCTAG GTATCGTCCTCTCAGACATCATAGAGAAGTATTTCGTGTCACCCACTCTCTTCAGGGTCATCAGGCTGGCAAGGATCGGCCGCGTCCTTCGCCTGATCCGAGGGGCAAAAGGCATCCGGACTCTCCTCTTTGCTCTGATgatgtccctgcctgccctgttCAACATTGgcctcctgcttttccttgtcATGTTCATCTACTCCATCTTTGGGATGTCCAACTTTGCCTATGTAAAGAAGGAGGCAGGGATCGATGACATCTTCAACTTTGAGACTTTTGGGAACAGCATCATTTGCCTCTTCCAGATCACCACATCAGCGGGATGGGATGGTCTCCTCAGCCCCATCCTCAACAGCGGCCCCCCCGACTGCGACCCCGACCTGGAAAACCCTGGCAGTTCAGTGAAAGGGGACTGTGGCAATCCATCCATCGGCATCTTCTTCTTCTGCAGCTACATCATCATCTCCTTCCTCATTGTGGTGAACATGTACATCGCCATCATCCTGGAGAACTTCAGCGTGGCCACGGAGGAGAGCAGTGAACCCCTCTGTGAAGATGACTTTGAAATGTTCTATGAAATCTGGGAGAAGTTTGACCCTGATGCCACCCAGTTCATTGCGTACAGCACCTTGTCTGACTTTGTGGACACCTTACAGGAGCCACTCAGAATCCCCAAGCCAAACAAGATCAAGCTAGTCACCATGGACCTACCAATGGTTGCTGGGGACAAAATCCACTGTCTGGACATCCTCTTTGCCCTAACTAAGGAAGTGCTGGGAGACTCAGGAGAGATGGATGCCTTGAAGGCCACCATGGAGGAGAAGTTCATGGCCGCCAACCCCTCGAAGGTTTCCTATGAACCCATCACCACCACTCTGAAGAGGAAGCACGAGGAAGTCTGTGCCACGAAGATCCAGCGTGCTTTCCGCAGGTACCTCCTGCGGCGCTCGGTGAAGCAGGCGTCATACATGTACAGGCACAGCAAGGACGAGGACGCCTTGACCGAGGATGCACCCGAGAAGGAAGGGCTGATCGCCACCAAAATGCACCAGATGTATGGGAACAGTGGGGCAGAGGtggaggcagctcctgcctttgGTCTGGAGCCCGTTCCTGGCTCGGAGACACAAGGTGCTCCCGAAGAAGGAAAACCATGGGACAAGGGACGCGTTGTGAAAGAGTCACTGGTGTAA
- the LOC101872600 gene encoding sodium channel protein type 4 subunit alpha isoform X2: MAGLLIPGIEDLRPFTPASLAAIEQRMAEAEALRIKRQHVELPEEEEIKPRSDLEAGKNLPLIYGDPPVELIGTPLEDLDPFYKDKKTFIVLNKGKCIYRFSATPALYLLGPFHPIRRGAIKVLIHSYPSLCCKLFSMFIMITILTNCVFMTMSNPPAWSKNVEYTFTGIYTFESLIKILSRGFCIDNFTFLRDPWNWLDFMVISMAYITEFVDLGNISALRTFRVLRALKTITVIPGLKTIVGALIQSVKKLSDVMILTVFCLSVFALIGLQLFMGNLRQKCVRWPPLNTTLLEDLGLDNDTVANTTLYGSFTTDTTGNFTGNLTSNSTFDFEAYISDEANFYFLEGALDALLCGNSSDAGKCPEGYQCMKAGRNPNYGYTSYDTFSWAFLALFRLMTQDFWENLFQLTLRAAGKTYMIFFVVVIFLGSFYLINLILAVVAMAYAEQNDATLLEEQQKEEEFQQLMEQLKKQQEEQEKMLQDRRSSSSSLPSSVAEKEQDSELNSDQDKAKDCNGQVIPKVVLQRSATVVDFNPVNDLEKPDHNHLSVGNQDGPGLEKRVGSAISVLSNAVEELEEAHQKCPPWWYKFAHTFLVWNCCLPWRKLKEFVKLVVMDPFVDLGITICIVLNTLFMAMEHYPMTEEFENVLSVGNLVFTGIFTAEMVLKLIALDPYEYFQQGWNIFDSIIVTLSLVELGLANVQGLSVLRSFRLLRVFKLAKSWPTLNMLIKIIGNSVGALGNLTLVLAIIVFIFAVVGMQLFGKSYIECVCKISVDCTLPRWHMNDFFHSFLIVFRILCGEWIETMWDCMEVAGQTMCLIVFMMVMVIGNLVVLNLFLALLLSSFSADSLAASDDDGEMNNLQIAIGRITRGIDFMKSSVISLLRRLCKGKKVAPEEEQEPNKTENSVLNHVDTGQEPKPEYLDGVTGKEHFLMDELDHMNFINNPNLTVQVPIASEESDLYEETSTQSDTEDAKQGAPPNPLSSDNASSFCSTVDYKPPEPEQEEVAEEAEESNEPEECFTEACVKRFPCLYVDITSDRGRIWWNLRKTCFRIVEHDWFETFIVFMILLSSGALAFEDIYIEQRKVIRTILEYADKVFSYIFVIEMLLKWVAYGFKVYFTNAWCWLDFLIVDVSIVSLTANWLGYSELGAIKSLRTLRALRPLRALSRFEGMRVVVNALLGAIPSIMNVLLVCLIFWLIFSIMGVNLFAGKYYRCVNTTTGELFDISIVNNKSDCMALLHTNEVRWVNVKVNFDNVGLGYLSLLQVATFKGWMDIMYAAVDSREIEEQPVYEINLYMYIYFVIFIIFGAFFTLNLFIGVIIDNFNQQKKKFGGKDIFMTEEQKKYYNAMKKLGSKKPQKPIPRPANKFQGMAYTLVTKQVFDIVIMILICLNMVTMMVETDDQSELKTSVLYKINLVFIVIFTGECVLKMFALRHYFFTIGWNIFDFVVVILSILGIVLSDIIEKYFVSPTLFRVIRLARIGRVLRLIRGAKGIRTLLFALMMSLPALFNIGLLLFLVMFIYSIFGMSNFAYVKKEAGIDDIFNFETFGNSIICLFQITTSAGWDGLLSPILNSGPPDCDPDLENPGSSVKGDCGNPSIGIFFFCSYIIISFLIVVNMYIAIILENFSVATEESSEPLCEDDFEMFYEIWEKFDPDATQFIAYSTLSDFVDTLQEPLRIPKPNKIKLVTMDLPMVAGDKIHCLDILFALTKEVLGDSGEMDALKATMEEKFMAANPSKVSYEPITTTLKRKHEEVCATKIQRAFRRYLLRRSVKQASYMYRHSKDEDALTEDAPEKEGLIATKMHQMYGNSGAEVEAAPAFGLEPVPGSETQGAPEEGKPWDKGRVVKESLV, translated from the exons ATGGCCGGCCTGCTCATCCCGGGCATCGAGGACCTGCGCCCCTTCACGCCCGCCTCGCTGGCTGCCATCGAGCAGCGCATGGCCGAGGCCGAGGCGCTCCGGATAAAGAGGCAGCATGTGGAGCTGCCCGAGGAGGAGGAGATCAAACCCAGGAGCGACCTGGAAGCCGGGAAGAACCTGCCCCTCATCTATGGTGACCCCCCCGTGGAGCTCATTGGGACCCCGCTGGAGGACCTGGACCCGTTCTACAAGGACAAGAAG ACATTCATAGTCCTCAACAAGGGGAAGTGCATCTACCGCTTCTCAGCAACCCCTGCCCTGTACCTGCTGGGGCCCTTCCACCCTATCCGCCGAGGAGCCATCAAAGTGCTGATCCATTCATAtccttccctct GCTGTAAGTTATTCAGCATGTTCATCATGATCACCATTTTAACCAACTGTGTGTTTATGACGATGAGCAACCCCCCAGCGTGGTCCAAGAACGTGGA ATACACCTTCACCGGAATATACACCTTTGAGTCCCTCATCAAGATACTGTCAAGAGGCTTCTGTATCGATAACTTCACATTCCTGCGTGACCCGTGGAACTGGCTGGACTTCATGGTCATCTCCATGGC CTACATTACCGAGTTTGTGGACCTGGGGAACATCTCTGCTCTCAGAACCTTCCGTGTCCTCCGGGCCTTGAAAACCATCACTGTGATACCAG GGCTGAAGACCATCGTGGGGGCTCTGATCCAGTCGGTGAAGAAGCTCTCGGATGTGATGATCCTCACAGTCTTCTGCCTCAGCGTCTTCGCCCTCATCGGCCTCCAGCTCTTCATGGGCAACCTGCGGCAGAAGTGTGTGCGGTGGCCACCCCTCAACACCACCCTGCTGGAGGACCTGGGGCTGGACAACGACACCGTGGCCAACACAACACTCTATGGCAGCTTCACCACTGACACCACCGGCAACTTCACCGGCAACCTCACCAGCAACAGCACCTTTGATTTCGAGGCCTATATCAGTGATGAAG CCAATTTCTACTTCCTGGAGGGAGCTTTGGATGCCCTACTCTGCGGGAACAGCAGCGATGCTGG GAAGTGCCCTGAAGGATACCAGTGCATGAAGGCAGGGAGGAACCCCAACTACGGCTACACCAGCTACGACACCTTCAGCTGGGCTTTCCTGGCCCTCTTCCGCCTCATGACACAGGACTTCTGGGAGAACCTCTTCCAGCTG ACGCTGCGTGCAGCAGGGAAAACGTACATGATCTTCTTCGTGGTGGTTATATTCCTTGGCTCCTTCTACCTCATCAACCTCATCCTCGCGGTGGTGGCCATGGCTTACGCAGAGCAGAACGATGCCAcactgctggaggagcagcagaaggaggaggaattCCAGCAGCTCATGGAGcagctgaagaagcagcaagaggAGCAAGAGAAGATG TTGCAGGACCGGCGGTccagcagcagttccctgcCCAGCAGCGTGGCCGAGAAGGAGCAAGACTCAGAGCTCAACAGTGACCAGGACAAGGCAAAGGACTGCAATGGGCAGGTGATCCCCAAGGTCGTGCTGCAGCGCTCTGCCACAGTGGTTGAT TTCAACCCAGTCAATGACCTGGAGAAACCTGACCACAACCACCTCTCCGTAGGCAACCAAGATGGGCCAGGCCTCGAGAAGAGGGTGGGAAGTGCCATCAGTGTCCTCTCCAATGCTGTGGAAG AGCTGGAGGAAGCTCACCAGAAGTGCCCACCCTGGTGGTATAAGTTTGCCCACACGTTCTTGGTGTGGAACTGCTGCCTTCCGTGGCGGAAGCTGAAGGAGTTTGTCAAGCTGGTGGTGATGGACCCCTTTGTGGACCTGGGCATCACCATCTGCATTGTGCTCAACACACTCTTCATGGCCATGGAGCATTACCCCATGACGGAGGAGTTTGAGAACGTGCTGAGCGTTGGGAACCTG GTCTTCACAGGGATCTTCACTGCAGAGATGGTTCTGAAGCTCATTGCCCTGGACCCCTATGAGTATTTCCAGCAGGGCTGGAACATCTTCGACAGCATCATCGTCACCCTGAGCCTGGTGGAGCTGGGCCTGGCCAACGTGCAAGGGCTCTCTGTGCTCCGCTCCTTCCGCTTG CTGAGGGTTTTCAAGCTCGCCAAGTCCTGGCCCACCCTCAACATGCTCATCAAGATCATTGGCAACTCGGTGGGTGCCCTGGGGAACCTCACACTGGTGCTGGCCATCATCGTCTTCATCTTCGCCGTGGTGGGGATGCAGCTCTTTGGGAAGAGCTACATAGAGTGCGTGTGTAAGATCTCCGTGGACTGCACGCTGCCTCGATGGCACATGAACGACTTCTTCCACTCCTTCCTCATCGTCTTCCGCATCCTCTGCGGGGAGTGGATCGAGACCATGTGGGACTGCATGGAGGTGGCTGGCCAGACCATGTGCCTCATCGTCTTCATGATGGTCATGGTCATCGGGAACCTCGTG GTTCTGAACCTGTtcttggctctgctgctgagctccttcAGCGCTGACAGCCTGGCAGCATCCGACGACGACGGGGAGATGAACAACCTGCAGATCGCTATTGGCAGGATCACCAGGGGCATCGACTTCATGAAGAGCTCTGTCATCTCACTGCTCCGCAGGCTCTGCAAGGGGAAGAAGGTGGCCCCTGAGGAAGAGCAAGAGCCCAACAAGACGGAGAACTCCGTGCTGAACCACGTGGACACTGGCCAGGAGCCCAAGCCGGAATACCTGGAtggtgtcactggcaaagaGCACTTTTTAATGGATGAACTGGACCACATGAATTTCATTAACAACCCCAACCTGACCGTGCAGGTCCCCATTGCCTCCGAGGAGTCTGACCTCTACGAGGAGACCAGCACCCAGTCCGACACCGAGGATGCCAAG CAAGGGGCTCCCCCA AACCCCCTCTCCAGTGACAACGCCTCATccttctgcagcacagtggATTACAAACCCCCGGAGCcggagcaggaggaggtggcagAAGAGGCTGAGGAGAGCAATGAGCCTGAGGAGTGCTTCACTGAAG CCTGCGTGAAGAGGTTTCCCTGCCTCTACGTGGACATCACCAGCGACAGAGGGAGGATCTGGTGGAACCTCCGGAAAACCTGCTTCCGTATCGTGGAGCACGACTGGTTCGAGACCTTCATCGTCTTCATGATCCTCCTCAGCAGTGGGGCACTG GCTTTTGAGGACATCTACATCGAGCAGCGAAAGGTGATACGCACCATCCTGGAGTACGCTGACAAAGTCTTCTCCTACATCTTTGTCATTGAGATGCTGCTCAAGTGGGTGGCCTACGGCTTCAAGGTGTACTTCACCAACGCGTGGTGCTGGCTGGATTTCCTCATTGTCGAT GTTTCCATTGTCAGCCTGACAGCAAACTGGCTGGGATACTCTGAGCTGGGAGCCATCAAGTCACTGCGGACACTGAGGGCTCTGAGACCACTGCGTGCCCTGTCCAGATTTGAAGGCATGAGG GTGGTGGTGAACGCCTTGCTGGGCGCCATCCCCTCCATCATGAACGTCCTGCTGGTGTGCCTCATCTTCTGGCTCATATTCAGCATCATGGGGGTGAACCTGTTTGCGGGGAAGTACTATCGCTGTGTCAACACCACCACGGGAGAGCTGTTCGACATCAGCATCGTGAACAACAAGAGCGACTGCATGGCTCTGCTCCACACCAACGAGGTCAGATGGGTCAACGTCAAGGTCAACTTCGACAACGTGGGCTTGGGATACCTCTCCTTGCTGCAGGTG GCAACCTTCAAGGGCTGGATGGACATCATGTACGCTGCCGTGGACTCGCGGGAG ATTGAAGAGCAGCCAGTGTACGAGATCAACCTCTACATGTACATCTACTTCGtcatcttcatcatctttggTGCCTTCTTCACCCTGAACCTCTTCATCGGTGTCATCATCGACAACTTCaatcagcagaagaaaaag TTTGGAGGCAAAGACATCTTCATGacagaagagcagaagaaataCTACAATGCCATGAAGAAGCTCGGCTCCAAGAAGCCCCAGAAGCCCATCCCCAGGCCAGCG AACAAGTTTCAAGGGATGGCGTATACCCTTGTTACCAAGCAGGTGTTTGACATAGTCATCATGATCCTGATCTGTCTGAACATGGTGACCATGATGGTTGAAACAGACGATCAAAGCGAGCTCAAAACGTCTGTTCTCTACAAGATAAACCTGGTTTTCATTGTCATCTTCACCGGAGAGTGTGTGCTCAAAATGTTTGCCTTGCGCCACTACTTCTTCACCATCGGCTGGAACATCTTTGACTTCGTGGTCGTCATCCTCTCCATCCTAG GTATCGTCCTCTCAGACATCATAGAGAAGTATTTCGTGTCACCCACTCTCTTCAGGGTCATCAGGCTGGCAAGGATCGGCCGCGTCCTTCGCCTGATCCGAGGGGCAAAAGGCATCCGGACTCTCCTCTTTGCTCTGATgatgtccctgcctgccctgttCAACATTGgcctcctgcttttccttgtcATGTTCATCTACTCCATCTTTGGGATGTCCAACTTTGCCTATGTAAAGAAGGAGGCAGGGATCGATGACATCTTCAACTTTGAGACTTTTGGGAACAGCATCATTTGCCTCTTCCAGATCACCACATCAGCGGGATGGGATGGTCTCCTCAGCCCCATCCTCAACAGCGGCCCCCCCGACTGCGACCCCGACCTGGAAAACCCTGGCAGTTCAGTGAAAGGGGACTGTGGCAATCCATCCATCGGCATCTTCTTCTTCTGCAGCTACATCATCATCTCCTTCCTCATTGTGGTGAACATGTACATCGCCATCATCCTGGAGAACTTCAGCGTGGCCACGGAGGAGAGCAGTGAACCCCTCTGTGAAGATGACTTTGAAATGTTCTATGAAATCTGGGAGAAGTTTGACCCTGATGCCACCCAGTTCATTGCGTACAGCACCTTGTCTGACTTTGTGGACACCTTACAGGAGCCACTCAGAATCCCCAAGCCAAACAAGATCAAGCTAGTCACCATGGACCTACCAATGGTTGCTGGGGACAAAATCCACTGTCTGGACATCCTCTTTGCCCTAACTAAGGAAGTGCTGGGAGACTCAGGAGAGATGGATGCCTTGAAGGCCACCATGGAGGAGAAGTTCATGGCCGCCAACCCCTCGAAGGTTTCCTATGAACCCATCACCACCACTCTGAAGAGGAAGCACGAGGAAGTCTGTGCCACGAAGATCCAGCGTGCTTTCCGCAGGTACCTCCTGCGGCGCTCGGTGAAGCAGGCGTCATACATGTACAGGCACAGCAAGGACGAGGACGCCTTGACCGAGGATGCACCCGAGAAGGAAGGGCTGATCGCCACCAAAATGCACCAGATGTATGGGAACAGTGGGGCAGAGGtggaggcagctcctgcctttgGTCTGGAGCCCGTTCCTGGCTCGGAGACACAAGGTGCTCCCGAAGAAGGAAAACCATGGGACAAGGGACGCGTTGTGAAAGAGTCACTGGTGTAA